From a region of the Posidoniimonas corsicana genome:
- the eno gene encoding phosphopyruvate hydratase, whose protein sequence is MSMIVDIHARQILDSRGNPTVEVDVTLEDGSMGRAAVPSGASTGAHEALEMRDGDKSVYMGKGVTKAVENVNEQIADELIGMDALDQIAVDQHMLDLDGTPNKAKLGANAILGVSLATARAAANYSGLPLFRYLGGSNARLLPAPMMNILNGGEHADNSVDIQEFMVMPLGFDNFSEALRCGCEIFHNLKKVLSDKGLNTSVGDEGGFAPNLGANAEAFDVILTAIEKAGYKPGEQVWFAMDCAATEFFDSKKGVYTIDGKEIDSAGMVDLLASWVDKFPICSIEDGCSEDDWEGWKMLTNKIGDKCQLVGDDLFVTNVERLGRGIDEGIGNSILIKVNQIGSLTETINAIRMADRAGYTSVTSHRSGETEDATIADLAVALSTGQIKTGSASRSDRMAKYNQLLRIEEILGPAAEYGGPAFATKLK, encoded by the coding sequence ATGAGCATGATCGTCGACATCCACGCCCGCCAAATCCTCGACAGCCGTGGCAACCCCACCGTGGAGGTGGACGTCACGCTGGAGGACGGCTCGATGGGCCGCGCGGCGGTTCCCTCCGGCGCCAGCACGGGCGCCCACGAGGCCCTTGAGATGCGCGACGGCGACAAGTCCGTCTACATGGGCAAGGGCGTCACGAAGGCGGTTGAGAACGTCAACGAGCAGATCGCCGACGAGCTCATCGGCATGGACGCGCTGGACCAGATTGCGGTCGACCAGCACATGCTCGACCTGGACGGCACCCCCAACAAGGCCAAGCTGGGCGCCAACGCCATCCTGGGCGTGTCGCTCGCCACGGCCCGCGCCGCGGCCAACTACAGCGGCCTGCCGCTGTTCCGCTACCTGGGCGGAAGCAACGCCCGGCTGCTGCCGGCGCCGATGATGAACATCCTCAACGGCGGGGAGCACGCGGACAACTCCGTGGACATCCAGGAGTTCATGGTGATGCCGCTGGGCTTCGACAACTTCAGCGAGGCGCTCCGCTGCGGCTGCGAGATCTTCCACAACCTGAAGAAGGTGCTCAGCGACAAGGGCCTCAACACCTCCGTGGGCGACGAGGGCGGCTTCGCCCCGAACCTGGGCGCCAACGCCGAGGCGTTCGACGTCATCCTGACCGCCATCGAGAAGGCCGGCTACAAGCCGGGCGAGCAGGTCTGGTTCGCCATGGACTGCGCCGCCACCGAGTTCTTCGACTCGAAGAAGGGCGTCTACACGATTGACGGCAAGGAGATCGACTCGGCCGGCATGGTCGACCTGCTGGCCAGCTGGGTCGACAAGTTCCCGATCTGCAGCATCGAGGACGGCTGCAGCGAGGACGACTGGGAAGGCTGGAAGATGCTGACCAACAAGATCGGCGACAAGTGCCAGCTGGTCGGCGACGACCTGTTCGTCACCAACGTCGAGCGGCTGGGCCGCGGCATCGACGAGGGCATCGGCAACAGCATCCTGATCAAGGTCAACCAGATCGGCTCGCTGACCGAGACCATCAACGCCATCCGCATGGCCGACCGCGCCGGCTACACCAGCGTGACCAGCCACCGCTCGGGCGAGACCGAGGACGCCACCATCGCCGACCTGGCCGTGGCCCTGTCGACCGGTCAGATCAAGACCGGCTCCGCCAGCCGCTCGGACCGCATGGCCAAGTACAACCAGCTGCTGCGGATCGAGGAGATCCTCGGCCCGGCGGCCGAGTACGGCGGCCCCGCCTTCGCCACGAAGCTGAAGTAG